The Malus domestica chromosome 08, GDT2T_hap1 genomic interval AAACGATTTGCGCTGATGTATGTTAGGCTAGTTGGCCAAAGAagcataccttttttttttaattcgagTTTGAACTTCTCTGCCTAAAGATTATAGAATATCACATTTTCGATATCAAAAACAGAAACATAATGAGTAACAAACAATAACTTGTCGCtcagtattacggtctagtagtatttttcttcacttgtaagtgagaggtcttaggttcaattttggctaaatgcaaatttgaataaagataatattgtttgtttaaaaaaaaaacaataacttCTCAAAAAAATTGCGTATTTGGCTGTTTAATACAATTTCCTTCACATTATCCGCAGACACTTGGGCTGCCTGATTCTAGCAGGAGGCCCAAAGTTTAATCAATTATTTACCAACTAATTTAGCCATAAACCCGGGAAGATACAAAAttaaccatttaatttaggaaactttaacgaaaaactctcaatactgttcattttaataaaaaattacactttatattaaaaagttaatcatgatactatttactttactatttattttataactgtagttaaaacttaaattttcaaactcttttaattagttttttatttaatttaattttgtcaaaatccAGGGAAGATACATTTCCACAGGCGGTTCCATGCGGTCTTGGTGCAGCACAGGTGATTTGCCTTCATACGGTCCACTCGAAGAAACAGAGAGACAAAAGCGGAAGAAAAAGAATGGCGGAACCAAAGCACAGAATCCTTAAACTCGAAACAGCTTTAACGTTGTTGGTCGTGCTGGTTTTGAGCGGATGCGCGCAGAGATTGCCCCCTTCAAAATACGATGGGTTTTTGTACGGACACCACCGAGTTGACTCGGATTCGATCCTGATCGAAGCGTTCTTCGACCCGGTCTGCCCAGACAGTAGGGACGCCTGGCCGCCCCTCAAACAAGTCGTCGAGCACTACGCCCCTCGCGTCACGGTGGCAATTCACCTCTTACCGTTGCCGTAAGTAAACAGACTCCTCTCTTTCTATCTGCCTATGTCTTCGTCAGAAATTGGATAAGaacaattaatttatttatttattttcaaactaTAGATGTTGTTAGATTAGAGGTTAGATTAGTCATTGACGGAATTTGAGCACACGCCCTCAAGGGCTCAACAGttttccaccactgtggtagaGGGCCAATAAGAACAATTGAAGTCGTATAGTTTTTGAGAAATCGATTGCATGTTATGAATTTGAAGTCAGAAGCTTATGTACAACGAAAAATCAAAGCGattaaattaatgaaaatgaaaccGACAAATAGCCTGTTTGCAAAGTAAGGGTAAGTCTGCGTCCATCGCAAAGCGGGGAGCCTAAGAGCTTAAACCGACAAATAAACCAGGCTTAGTTTTGCAAAATTCAGACTTCGAGGCGACCTGGGTAAATTTGTAGCAGATGACCCTGATCGGTAAATGTCAAATTACTTCAAAAATCTTGTTTCTGTAACTGCAGTTACCATGACAATGCTTTCGTTACTTCTCGGGCTCTGCACATCGTAAACCAGCTGAAACCTTCTGCTACATTCCCATTGTTGGAGTGGTTCTTCAAGAATCAGGTTAAGATCACTTCATTAGTTGTTAATTTCGTAGCATATCCTTTTTTTGGTGCTGATTTATACTTGTTTTTCATTTGCTACTATCGGTCTATCTATCTATCTGCAATCTGCATTATGTAGAAATTTCTTGAATCGCTCTCGGGAATTCACTTATTCGATCCATTGCTCAGCTGCTAGGCTAATTCGCTGGATTTCGAGCTCATATTTCTTAGACGAAAGCTACTATTTGGTTGCTTGGTAGTTTATTAGCCAAGATATGTATGTGTTGTTGGTATTAAAGTTTCTGTTGATCTGAAATT includes:
- the LOC103410449 gene encoding uncharacterized protein — its product is MAEPKHRILKLETALTLLVVLVLSGCAQRLPPSKYDGFLYGHHRVDSDSILIEAFFDPVCPDSRDAWPPLKQVVEHYAPRVTVAIHLLPLPYHDNAFVTSRALHIVNQLKPSATFPLLEWFFKNQERYYNAQTRNMSRVAVVNDIVNSVTEVIGNSYHSAIEFGFNDRKTDLKTRVSFKFSASRGVYGTPTFFVNGFVLPDAGSSLDFNGWKKIIDPLVVGNGAPKSQENVQFFL